CGGTGCTGGTGCTCAACGCGTCGTATGAGCCCATCAACATCTGCGCCGCGCGCCGCGCCATCGTGCTGGTGCTCAAGGGCGTGGCCATGACCGAGGAGGAGAACGGACATTTCCTGCACGCCGCCCGCATGGCCATGCGCGTGCCCTCGGTCATCCGCCTGCTGGAATACCGCCGTATCCCCCACCAGACCCGGGCCCTGTCGCGCAAGAACATCCTGCTCCGCGACCGCAATACCTGCCAGTACTGCGGCAAGTCGCTGCCCTCGAGCGAGCTCACCCTGGACCACGTGGTGCCGCGCTCCCGGGGCGGGCTCTCCGCCTGGGAGAACCTGGTCGCCTGCTGCCATTCCTGCAACCGCACCAAGGGCAACCAGCTGCTGGCCGAGGCCGGTATGAAACTGCTGCGCGAGCCCCGCGCCTTCTCCCTCCACACCAGCCGCCACATCATGCGCATGCTGGGGCGCTCCGACGCCAAGTGGAGGAAGTACCTCTTCTACTGAGTACCAAGTACCCAGTACCAAGTACCAAGTACCAAGCGGGAAGAATCAGTCTTCAACCTTCAGCGAACTCATGAGGCCGTTGAGGATGCGGCCGAGTTCGACTACACGTTGGACCAGGGCTGAAGTCGTCTGCGGCGTTAGGTAATGCCGCCGCTCGGATATGAGGATCTGGGTTTCCAGCTCCGCCAAGGATCCACGCGCATCGCGAAGGAAGTGCCGGAAGTCTCGATTGGAAAATCGAGCCTGCCCTTCCGCAATGTTGCTGGGAATCGATACCGCTGCGCGGCGCATCTGGTCGGCCAATCGGTACATCTCGCGCTGCGGAAAATCGGCGGTAGCGTCATAGATCGCGTCGGCCATATCCATGGCCTTTTGCCACGCCACCAGGTCCTTGAATGATTGCGGCATCGGCAGTCCTCCGATTTCGGCGGACGGTACCACGCCGCTGCTCCCCACGTCTGTGACTTGGTACCTGGTACTTGGTACTTCCGCTCCGCCTGGTACCTGGTACCTGGTACCTGGTACTTGGTACTCTTCCGCCCATGACCCGCTACCTGGTGATATTCGCGCTCACGCTCCTGGCCGCAATCCCCGCACTCGCCCAACAGGGCCGCTGGGCTGCTCCCGACGACAAAACGGCGAAGTACATGATCGACATGGAGCGGCGGTGGGCGGAGGACGCCTGCGACCACAACCTCATCTCCGAGACCATCCTGGCCGAAGACTTCCAGGGCACGGCTCCCGATGGAAAGCGCTACACC
Above is a genomic segment from Terriglobales bacterium containing:
- a CDS encoding HNH endonuclease, translated to MPDRSNPGKAKHIRQIPHVVPSPPHHDGRNVMHAPVLVLNASYEPINICAARRAIVLVLKGVAMTEEENGHFLHAARMAMRVPSVIRLLEYRRIPHQTRALSRKNILLRDRNTCQYCGKSLPSSELTLDHVVPRSRGGLSAWENLVACCHSCNRTKGNQLLAEAGMKLLREPRAFSLHTSRHIMRMLGRSDAKWRKYLFY
- a CDS encoding four helix bundle protein; amino-acid sequence: MPQSFKDLVAWQKAMDMADAIYDATADFPQREMYRLADQMRRAAVSIPSNIAEGQARFSNRDFRHFLRDARGSLAELETQILISERRHYLTPQTTSALVQRVVELGRILNGLMSSLKVED